A segment of the Ipomoea triloba cultivar NCNSP0323 chromosome 1, ASM357664v1 genome:
ACAATTGTGGATGCCTGATAAAAAATTGGTCTGTAAAGAAAGTGTATGTAGCTTTAATTTGCTTGATTGAAATCATGATTTTAAATTGTCCATTAGATGCTAGAAATCATGACCGAACACAAGGTTGGTAGAAATTGCATGGAAGGCGAAACGTGACGAAATTTGCTAACCTTATAACGTACGGGCTTAAAGAACGACAAAAACAAGCGAGCTGGTGCAAACGTTGAGCTACCACCAAAGAATAATAACAAGAAGCCGAGGATTAAGCTACTGCATGCGATAAGTCCAATCTCTTGGTCCCACATGCAACCGCTtcaaatttatttcatcaaatgTTTTAATACGGATGGAGTATCTTTCATAATTATTTAAGAAGTTATAGTGGTTGGTGAGAGGTGATTTTAATGTTTTCAATTCTTACGGATCTTAAACTTACACACTACAAAGCTATTATATAACTAAAGTAAATGTTTAAATGTTCATATTTTtactttgtatttaaatttattttgcttaccatttgttataattttgctAAGAGTGTTCTCCATTTGAGTCATCTGTGTGTAATTGGGATAATTCttaatgattaaaattaattaaataatttttggaaCATTTTAGATGCATGTAGAGTCATGGAAGCCAATGATAAGCTATGAAAATGAGGACAACACCTCTTGGAGAGCAAAAAAGTGGTGCTTTCAAATTTCAATGATTTtaataagggaaaattgtaatttatgcccattcataatatgctaattatcaatgtcaccccttaattattagtggtgtaaatgttgtccctcaacttttaaaaacgatacatatattgccgCTTCTGTACCTATCggggggcaatatttacaccacgggaggggcaatatatgtaccatttttgaaaattgaggggcaatatttacaccactaataattcaggggtgacattgataattgacatattatggagggacataaattacaatttttccttttaataacCTGGGCAAATAAAGTCAAAAGtggagcaaaaaaaaaattataaaaagttgGAAATTTTGAACAAGAAGACCATTGCTCAATATTTCAATCATATATCAACATATGAATGTCCAAATCAAGTAATTACTGCACCATTAGAAAATCAATCCAAAAGAATACAACTATTATGAAGATTATCAAgcttaattcaaattttaaaatggttaAAATAGCAAGAAAGACGTTTTGTCATAATTCACACGTGTAAGCACACACCAATGCGAGTGCCTATGCATCGCTGCTCTCCAAActatttttctttctattaTCTACTGCATAAATCCCATATGGTTAGTTAGCCATTATATTGAAACTATTTTAGATGCTTTAATTTGCTAGGTAGGATGTTTGATGTTTTATTTAGTGCTTTAACTTTTATTGGCAATCAATATGATTTTCTTGGatgatatttttcatttttttttgagtattacagACTCTGTTACAGTGTAATATCTGTCCATAGTTACTTTTTCAATCTAATGAAGGTtattgagactcgaacccaccctcactaaaccgggtgccactaaactaTAAAATCTTTTGCGATATTTTTCatgttttagattattatttattagataTCATGATGTCAAAATCAATTgtcttatttttgtatttaaaacttttattctgattatatataataaaaaaaaaacaataacataaataaacacTATTAGTAATGCAAAAACTTGTGATCAATCAACATGAAAtgctcttcaaaaaaaaataaaaaaaatcaacatgaAATGATTCTGTCAAATGAGAGGTATTGAACCATTGATTTCAACTTCGccaaaccaaaaaaagaaaaaaaaaaaaaaaaaaaacNNNNNNNNNNNNNNNNNNNNNNNNNNNNNNNNNNNNNNNNNNNNNNNNNNNNNNNNNNNNNNNNNNNNNNNNNNNNNNNNNNNNNNNNNNNNNNNNNNNNNNNNNNNNNNNNNNNNNNNNNNNNNNNNNNNNNNNNNNNNNNNNNNNNNNNNNNNNNNNNNNNNNNNNNNNNNNNNNNNNNNNNNNNNNNNNNNNNNNNNNNNNNNNNNNNNNNNNNNNNNNNNNNNNNNNNNNNNNNNNNNNNNNNNNNNNNNNNNNNNNNNNNNNNNNNNNNNNNNNNNNNNNNNNNNNNNNNNNNNNNNNNNNNNNNNNNNNNNNNNNNNNNNNNNNNNNNNNNNNNNNNNNNNNNNNNNNNNNNNNNNNNNNNNNNNNNNNNNNNNNNNNNNNNNNNNNNNNNNNNNNNNNNNNNNNNNNNNNNNNNNNNNNNNNNNNNNNNNNNNNNNNNNNNNNNNNNNNNNNNNNNNNNNNNNNNNNNNNNNNNNNNNNNNNNNNNNNNNNNNNNNNNNNNNNNNNNNNNNNNNNNNNNNNNNNNNNNNNNNNNNNNNNNNNNNNNNNNNNNNNNNNNNNNNNNNNNNNNNNNNNNNNNNNNNNNNNNNNNNNNNNNNNNNNNNNNNNNNNNNNNNNNNNNNNNNNNNNNNNNNNNNNNNNNNNNNNNNNNNNNNNNNNNNNNNNNNNNNNNNNNNNNNNNNNNNNNNNNNNNNNNNNNNNNNNNNNNNNNNNNNNNNNNNNNNNNNNNNNNNNNNNNNNNNNNNNNNNNNNNNNNNNNNNNNNNNNNNNNNNNNNNNNNNNNNNNNNNNNNNNNNNNNNNNNNNNNNNNNNNNNNNNNNNNNNNNNNNNNNNNNNNNNNNNNNNNNNNNNNNNNNNNNNNNNNNNNNNNNNNNNNNNNNNNNNNNNNNNNNNNNNNNNNNNNNNNNNNNNNNNNNNNNNNNNNNNNNNNNNNNNNNNNNNNNNNNNNNNNNNNNNNNNNNNNNNNNNNNNNNNNNNNNNNNNNNNNNNNNNNNNNNNNNNNNNNNNNNNNNNNNNNNNNNNNNNNNNNNNNNNNNNNNNNNNNNNNNNNNNNNNNNNaaaaaaaaaaaaaaaaaaaaaaaaaaacctcaaaaatTTGGGAACACAACTTCTCATTTCTCGACACGGAGCAGCACTATCCTTTGTCCGTTAAACTCCGTTGATATTTTTCCCTCCCATGAATCAAAACCCCCTTTCAGTCTCAACCCTCATGGCCACATCTTCATCATCTCCGTCTCAACACCATCAATGGAGGGAGGACGAGTTCTGCTACGCTCCCTCTCACCACCCAACTCCACACTCGCCTCTTCTACACTCTTCGCACGctctcctttttccttttctaaaCGCCCTCCTTTCTTCGCTAATCACCTCCGCAATCCCCGCTCCACCTTCCGCAACCGCCTCCTCTTCGCTTCCACCGCCGCCTTATCTTCTCTCCACCTGAGAACACGCTTATCTCCTCTCTCCGTCCGAGCCGTCCACACTTCCTCTCCTCAATCGTCTCCAGGTAATCATCAATCGGCCTTTTGCGATTGGGGTTGGAGTGTTTTGTATttcttatttgattaattttacaTTCACGTTCAATTTGCAGAACTCTCTGGAGCTGAAGATGATGTTGTTCGGAAGCTTGGGTTCGAGAAAGTATCGGAGCAGTTCGTTGATGAGTGTAAGTCGAGAGCTGTTCTGTATAAACACAAGAAGACTGGTGCTGAAATTATGTCGGTTTCCAACGATGATGAGAACAAAGTATTTGGAATTGTTTTCCGAACCCCTCCGTAAGTCAATCCTAGACGATGATCGTTAGGAAGTAGACATATGCACTTATCATGCTAAAGTTTTACGATAATGAGTAacaaagtatttatttatttttttatttttgaagaatGGAAACTTTGAAGCAATCTTGGAATAGTTCTCATTGCTGTCATGGAGTAatctattatttataaaattgacgcCATTtatcttaaaaacacaaatgcaGGAAAAATTCAACTGGAATTCCTCACATATTGGAACATAGTGTATTGTGCGGTTCAAGAAAGTATCCCCTAAAAAAGCCATTTGTTGAATTACTGAAGGGGAGCTTGAACACTTTTCTGAATGCATTCACCTATCCGGACAGGACTTGTTATCCCGTTGCTTCCACAAATACAAAGGTAGAAGTGCAGAATCTCAATAAGGAGTTGATATATACAAGTGCAGCTTTCTCTCAAGTTTTGTTCCTTTTAAATCCCTAATctctcctttatttatttatttatttatttatttattattagtattttgttttgtttccaGGATTTCTATAACTTGGTTGATGTGTATTTAGATGCTGTCTTTTTCCCAAAATGTATTGAGgactttcaaacttttcaacaaGAGGGCTGGCATTATGAACTGAATGACCCTTCAGAAGACATAACTTACAAAGGTTTTTCTTTTCAGTAaatatttcctttttcttttgtttttattattcatttatttacttGGCATTTAAATCATCTTCACAATGATgataaatcatatttattacAATTCAGGAGTTGTTTTCAATGAGATGAAAGGGGTTTATTCACAACCTGATAACATATTGGGCAGGAAGTCCCGACAAGTAAGGGTTTCACACTTTCTGGATTGACGACCACTTACTATTTGAgccaactaaattccttcgtgcTATTCAGCATTCAGCATATACTAGAACTGACTGTGATTTACTGTAATACATTGCATGCATCTAGTAATGTAGTAATTGCTACCTGAAGAGCCACATAAACGCCTCTGTTATTTAAATAGAGCCTGTAAATAATTGCTTCAGTACTATTGGACATACACTGGGACTAATTGTGACTAAAATAATGTCATAGCATATATCTAGTAATCTAGTAGTTGCTGGCTGAAGAATTCTGTGTGTTGGGCATCTGAACCTAGGCCATGTGTTACACCATAAGTTTTACTCTATTCTATTTGCAGGCTCTTTTTCCAGACAATACATATGGTGTTGATAGTGGTGGAGATCCAAAAGTCATTCCTAAACTTACTTTTGACGAATTTAAGGTTTGGCACATACATGTTATTGCTCTACTATTTTAAAGcataatgttatatttttactcaTTGTTCATTTTTCATGGTGCTCATTGATTCTCATCATGAGATGTTTTGGCATTAGAAAGTTAGGCAGGCAAACTAATATGCTTCTGTCTTAGACTTGCTTGTATAAATACACTAATGAATATGTTTGCATGTTTGTGCATAGTACTGTTTCTGTGTTGCAGGCAATGTATACAAGTGTCTCATGCTTTTGTTGCCTTAGCTCTTCAGGTTTGAATGTTTCATCATGGAGTATATGAACTAGTTGCTTCTTCTGTATTCTTAAAAACATTCCAAGTCTTGTGTTCAAAGTTTTCCACTTATGCGTATAAATGCCATATTACTAAGTGCAGAAAGCATTTAGAAGCAATTATTGtctgtttttgaatttttatccACATTTCTGTAAAATTGGTGTTTAAGCATCAGAGATACTTCTCACACCATGCTTTTAACTGAAACGGTATGTTTTGTATTAAGGTGATATTAGTAGTAAAAAGTTTATTGTCTATTAACTTCATCCTGTCTCCAATGTATTATGTATTAAGCTATGCCAGGATTTCAGCATGCTTCACTTATGTGCACTAGTTATTCTTTCATCTAAGGTTCATAACTATTCTTTATTGTATCACATGCTTTTCGTATTTTGTTGAATTACTAGCCTATGCTTTATGAGGTTTTTGGTATGCCCTACACTAATTGTGATGAATGCTAAATATTAATCTAACTTTTTACGCTTTGATAAACTCGGTAGGATTTCCACCAAAAATATTACCACCCCAGCAATGCCAGAATATGGTTTTATGGTAATGATGATTCAACTGAAAGGTTGCGCATCTTAAGTGGTAGGTTTTATTTCCTCGTTTGTTTTCAATGTAGGATCATATCCTTTATGCATTTAGGAGCATCAGACTCACCCAAAGAGGGCTTCTGACCGTTAATTTGTTTCAAAGTGGTATTTTCAtaagaaaaaaactaaaaaattatcaaaaggAGAGGATAAACATCTAACCTTCTAATCAATGGTAGTGTAAAAGTTGGAGATAGATAATGCTATTCAGCAGtgaatacaataatacaatatacaggttcatttcccttttcttgttatTTCATCTGTCTATACAAATTCAGTCATTCTCCTATTTTATATTCAGTATGTGAGCTAAGTGATGCTCTTAATATTTGTTAAGAGTTTAGACTAtctaattggttggattcaatcttttagtgtggtttggccatGTGCATTATAGGATTTTATAGCCCAATTGAGATTATGAGCTAATTTCAAGTGTTCAACTGGTTATTGAGTGGCCctggcccaatcttagattataacagtTTTCTTACCTTTATGAACCTTTTTAAGCTTATTTTCTTACCATCAAGCCTTGCACCCATTTTCAGTGCGACTGTAACCACGTATCcagtgaaaagaaaaagaaggatcGAAATCCTGTTTCAAATGGACCTGAATTCTTCAAATATCTGATGAATGTCCTCTATTGTCTTTCGACATCTGTGTGCTTTCAAACTGACATCTTTGTCCCGTTAATTAGCTACTACCGAAACTTTGCAActtgatttaataatttacatTCTTTTTTTCCCAATTATGTCATGCAGAATATTTGGATATGTTTGATGCAAGTTCAGCACCTCAAGAGTCTAGAGTTGAACCTCAAAAATTATTTACTGAGCCAatcaaaattgttgaaaagtaTCCTGCTGGGGAAGGTGGTGACCTAAAGAAGAAGCACATGGTGTGCCTTAATTGGCTGTTATCTGATAAGCCACTAGATTTGGAAACCGAGCTCACTCTTGGATTTCTGAATCATTTGCTTTTAGGAACTCCTGCTTCTCCTTTAAGGAAAATATTGCTTGAAAGTGGTTTAGGTGATGCTATTGTTGGGGGTGGGGTTGAAGATGCATTCCTTCAGCCTCAATTTAGCATCGGAATGAAGGGTGTTTCAGAGAACAAGATTCTACAAGTAGAAGAATTGATCATAAGCACCCTAAAGAATTTAGCAGAGGAAGGTTTTAACTTAGATGCTGTGGAGGCATCAATGAACACGATTGAGTTCTCTCTTAGAGAGAACAACACTGGCAGATATCCTCGTGGGCTAGTTTTGATGCTCCGTTCTGTTGTAAGTATTGCTTGTGCTTCTGTcaatatctttattttcttcatttgttttccttctcttcCTGAATGCAATATATGCTCTTATCTTGTGATGTTCCTTCTAGGGAAAATGGATATATGAAATGGATCCATTTGAACCACTAAAATATCAAAAACCTCTAGAGACCCTGAAAACAAGAATAGCTGAGGAAGGCTCAAAAGCTGTTTTTGCTCCATTAATAGAAGAATTCATCTTGAATAACCCACATCGTGTGACTGTAGAGATGCAGGTAATCATTGTATTGACTTTGTGTTGTTATATATTATGAAGATAAATATACATGTCACATGTGATTAAATGATTCTGATTGTGCACGGATTCTATTTTGTCACAGCCTGATCCTGAGAAGGCTTCCCTTGACGAAGCCACTGAGAAAGAAATTCTAAATAAAGTGAAAGAAAGCATGACTAAGGAGGATCTTGCTGAGTTGGCACGTGCTACACTTGAGCTACGGCTGAAACAAGAAACTCCTGACCCACCAGAAGCCCTGAAAAGTATACCAAGTCTCTCTCTACAGGATATTCCCCGCACACCAACACATGTTCCTATTGAGGTAATTGAGTTCCTTAGTTTAACACTTTAGTTCATCATGTTACCTGATTCCTTCCAAGTTAAACTTATTGAACTCATGATTGTAGGTTGGTAGTTGAGCTCCTTAGTTAAGTTCGTTGATTTTACCTGATTCCTTTCCATGTTTAACTTAATGGATTGTAGGTTGGGGAGATTAATGGGACAAAGGTTTTGCGACATGACCTCTTTACAAATGATGTTCTCTACGCAGAAGTTGCCTTCAATTTGAACTTATTAGAGCCAGAGCTTCTTCCTTTGGTGCCACTTTTCTGGTAAGTTGTTAACTTAATAGAGCATTTCCATCCTGCACCACTATTAGGCATCAACATTAAAAGTTAGCAAATTTAATGGGTATCATTATCTGTACATGAAATTGGTTCTGCTATACTCGTATTTTGTGGAATGGTATTGAACGCCATAAAATCCTCCTGGCTTCACAGGAGCTGTCTTTTGTAGTTGGCAGCTGGGAGTCTTGTGGGATCAggatataatttttcataaaacattATGCTTGGAATTTTGTGAAGGccgaaaaatatttaatatatggtTTGGAAGATAGCTGAGCTAATCGTTTTCTGAAACTATGTTTAAATCTATTTTTATTCTGTATCCTAAGTCCTAATGGTAGTGATATTACCTGGTGTTAATTTGCAATTGCTTAAATGCTTAATAGTCAATCATTGTTGGAGATGGGCACGAAGGACTTGAACTTTGTTCAACTCAACCAGTTGATTGGAAGAAAAACTGGAGGCATTTCAGTGTATCCTTTCACCTCATCAGTGCGCGGCAAGGTGGAGCCATGTAGTCATATGATTGTCAGAGGCAAAGCTATGTCTGGACGAACTGGAGATCTATTTGAATTGGTAAGTTTAGTTCTCCCGTGACTGCTAGTGACTAATGAGTAATGACAATATTCAATTCACACGGATCTTAAGGGCTCAAGGCATTTGATGA
Coding sequences within it:
- the LOC116028130 gene encoding presequence protease 1, chloroplastic/mitochondrial-like — protein: MEGGRVLLRSLSPPNSTLASSTLFARSPFSFSKRPPFFANHLRNPRSTFRNRLLFASTAALSSLHLRTRLSPLSVRAVHTSSPQSSPELSGAEDDVVRKLGFEKVSEQFVDECKSRAVLYKHKKTGAEIMSVSNDDENKVFGIVFRTPPKNSTGIPHILEHSVLCGSRKYPLKKPFVELLKGSLNTFLNAFTYPDRTCYPVASTNTKDFYNLVDVYLDAVFFPKCIEDFQTFQQEGWHYELNDPSEDITYKGVVFNEMKGVYSQPDNILGRKSRQALFPDNTYGVDSGGDPKVIPKLTFDEFKDFHQKYYHPSNARIWFYGNDDSTERLRILSEYLDMFDASSAPQESRVEPQKLFTEPIKIVEKYPAGEGGDLKKKHMVCLNWLLSDKPLDLETELTLGFLNHLLLGTPASPLRKILLESGLGDAIVGGGVEDAFLQPQFSIGMKGVSENKILQVEELIISTLKNLAEEGFNLDAVEASMNTIEFSLRENNTGRYPRGLVLMLRSVGKWIYEMDPFEPLKYQKPLETLKTRIAEEGSKAVFAPLIEEFILNNPHRVTVEMQPDPEKASLDEATEKEILNKVKESMTKEDLAELARATLELRLKQETPDPPEALKSIPSLSLQDIPRTPTHVPIEVGEINGTKVLRHDLFTNDVLYAEVAFNLNLLEPELLPLVPLFCQSLLEMGTKDLNFVQLNQLIGRKTGGISVYPFTSSVRGKVEPCSHMIVRGKAMSGRTGDLFELVNCILQDVQLTDQKRFKQFVSQRKARMENQLRGSGHRIAATRMDAKLNISGWISEQMGGISYLDYLRSLEEKVDKDWPEICSSLEEIRRSIFSKDGCLVNLTADEKTLMFAEKHVSKFLDLLPSNSLTKSTAWEGRLSPTNEAIVIPTQVNYVGKAANIYAAGYELNGSAHVISKYIGTTWLWDRVRVSGGAYGGFCDFDTHSGVFSFLSYRDPNLKKTLDVYDGTSDFLRNLEMDNDALTKAIIGTIGKVDAYQLPDAKGYSSLLRYLLGVTEEERQRRREEILSTRLADFKEFADALDAVRDKGVVVAVASPDDVEAANKEHSNLFEVKKAL